TTAATCTAAACCTCGATATCTATCaaggcattttgaaatattttttctaatacTAAGTTCTTAATTCTTACaggaattgaaaaaaaaattcataaatctgTTGACATTTTATATCAGACAACTTATTTCTAATCAAAAAGTACCTATTACTTACCAATTaacttctttaattttcatttttcttgaAAGGGAAAGCAGTCACTATCCGTCCTGATATTGCTGTCAATTGCAAACACTTTATATGCTCTTCCATATTGTATACCGAACCACGGTTCTCCAGCTCCCAATGGTAAGGATAGTAAAATGTTCTACAAGCTTGTCAAACTTAATAGTATGGCAGTGGACTAATCTTGTCAAAATTAATAGTATGGCAGTGGACTTACCATTGCACCTAAATTTGTTTAGTGCCACTGAATTCTATCAAAATGTTTGCTTAATGAATTCTGAAGCGGATTTTCATTACCTTTAATACAATGCAGCATGCTGTGATTTGTCGTATAGTATTTACCATTTGGATTTGAGTATACAGTGTTAcacaacacatatatatacaaaagtaAGAGAGGACGAGATTCTAAAATACATGGACAAATTGCAGACATGCATACGTCAAACTTCCGTTGAAATCTACGTTTAGACATTTGGTCAGACGTAGTTTCCACGTCAGTAAAATCAGCCGTAACtgctacgtttacgtctacgttTGGATTTACAACCTTTAATAAACCTGTGTCCTAGTATTCAATTGTAAACTGTGTGTTTGTTTTAGCGCCACCTTTTCCAGTATTGCCCGACACTTTCCAATCCCGAGTGGAGGCCAACATAATCGATAAAAAGATGACGGTGTCTGCCCAGGAGTACTTTGACAACCGAAACGACAGGGCCACTTTGATTACGGTGTCAGAAGGCAGTACGCCGGATACATTTATATACGATTATTCCCACGACCAGCTCTTTTACGTTTATGGTAATAACAAACTTGTTGTGACACTAGATTCAACAACAATGAAGATAACTTTTTTATTCCGTATTACAAGCATTGTCTATACACAACATATTTTGTTGTCAATCTTGCAAACTGGTTTTTAAAGTAAAACATACACCTTGTAGATTTGCTCTGGAGTCCCGATCTGATGTGATTTTACATATCTTTCAGAGGGACAATGtcaaacaaataatttattAAATGACCCAAATAACTATCTATTTGGTAACAAGATGAAGAATGGAATAGCTCACACATTTTCCACCAACGGCGCCTTGCATTTTTTGAAGGATAACCAGGTACGAAAACCCACAGCCCATTTCGTTTCCATGATAAAGATGACGGGGCCTTTGTTTGTTGGTTTTTAACGATGATActgcaaaaaatattttccagACGTATATGGGGAAAACAATCGTAAGAGGAATAAACGCAGATCATTGGCGTGCGTGTTTGGTATGGTCGAAGCCTAATGCCACCTTCACTCTAGATTATTACTTTACGGGTAAGACGAGTGTTCCTCACCATGCAACAGAACAATGCTATTGTAGGGGTAACGTAAAGCTGAAATGTTATAACAAACGTGACGATAAATTGTCCAAATTCTTCacaaaatacaatatttatattgaCATAATTGCTGGATGATATACAAGCATATACTTTTAATTCTAAGATTTCTTAAGAGTTCTTCCTATGTATACAACATAATCAGACTTCTGATGGACATTTCAGCTCTAGATTGGATCAATCCGGTGGGATTTCAACAACTTCCACTCAAAGCCGAGGCAATCggaataaaaatattcaatgaaaCATCGCAAGTACTGTTTCATCATATATATAACTACTACGAATTCAGAGTGGATCTAACAGTCGATGATACAATTTTTCAGGTAAACGACACTAATTTCCATAGAAAGGAGAGAATGATGAAAGTCACGAACTTACGAGTAAACGTTCTATGTTTGTTAGTCCCACGGCTTCACAAGAGTAACATGCATCTTGAAAGAATAACAATGCTCATTCACATCAAATGCAAATCAAATACATGACAATAAACAAACATACACAGTCCTAATATAGAATAGGGACAATATTATGCCATTTTTAATAGATAGAATAGATATAAAATGTGGGGTTAGAGTTAAGATTTAGGGTTAGATTTAAGGTGTGGGATTACCGTAGATATCATGTAAATATAGCTAGGAATAAGCATCTATTACCGTAGATATCATGTAAATATAGCTAGGAATAAGCATCTATTACCGTAGATATCATGTAAATATAGCTAGGAATAGGCATCTATTACCGTAGATGTCATGTAAATATAGCTAGGAATAAGCATCTATTACCGTAGATATCATGTAAATATAGCTAGGAATAAGCATCTATTACCGTAGATATCATGTAAATATAGCTAGGAATAAGCATCTATTACCTTTATGCACTTCATCACTACTACTTCCGTCCATTACTACATCATATGTCTATATTTTAATTCAAGTAATTATGATTAAGTTCGTCCGTTTCAGACACCTCCGGGAGTTTACTGTGCGAACCGAAAAAAGACGAGGAATATGACAAGAATCCTGGACTCCCAGGTGTATCAGTACAGACTGGAGATCGTGTCAGACGACGAGGCTACCGTGCGAACAAGCATTGTAAGACCAATAACTGTCAGAACGCATTttctgaattatatatatatatatatatatatatatatatatatatatatgtgtgtgtgtttactaTCATCACAGGTTTATTATAATGGTGTATTGAAACTAGTGCGTTATGACTACAAGAATATGGCGAACACACCTCCCACCTACACTCAGAACCCTTTATCCGAAGTACACGATTACAGCGCCGGTAATGTATTACCCTTCTACCCCGTCTCCCATTTACAGAAATCTTTAAGTgaacataaatatttaaaacatattttcttcacAACATAAATCAGGTACTACATTTTTGGGGCTGTTTATAGGTGTGCGGTATATTAAGGACTTGGTGGTTGGCAACTGTTCCATTTTTCCTTTGAGTAATGGTTCAATGGACAGCTTGGAAGCACATGAAACCTATTATGGCAACGGAACTGAAAAATCCGGATATTCCCTACACATGAAGAACCCACTACAATTCTTGAAACTAGACAGCAACTATGATTATGTTGGTCAGGTTCGTTTAGGGAGATTTGATTCTAAGAACTTCGAGCTGTGAAAAGCTGTCTTGACTCCCAAACTAcaatagataagataagatacaATATAAACCTTAAGGAGGTATACCACACCGTCATAATGGCtcactttcttttaaaacatgagtGAACATTTagtatcagcaatatttgtttattccttttcaatttaattatatatatgttgcTGAGTAGCTCAATTATGTAGCATGTGGGCTGCAAATATGTAGATTGCgagttcgagtccagcaggggtttccaattcttttcagattacttttctactaaaattgcattttttgattaaataaagtaaatacttcagttttcaatttcaaaatagtgttgtacatatccttcacttatcacccatatcaaatttctgtggtgtattattcctccttaagcaATACCTATCATAAAAACACcaaatcattattttaaaatattaaaacctttaaaatgatttgaagaaatatctatccttgaatgttttttttttaatacttatCACAGAGGCGCTGTCGTGGTGATGCTATGTGCGATGTTTTTAGTGGTATTCGTTCTGATTACAAAGACTCGAATGGATTCATAAGAAACGCCACATTCGACTACTATTTTCTTTCAGTGagtattttaattcatatttactGTCGGTAAGTTTGTTAATTCATATTTACTGTCAGTAAGTTTGTTGAATCATATTTACTGTATGTAAGTTTGTTTATTCATATCTACTGTCAGTAAGTTTGTTAAATCATATCTACTGTCGGTAAGTTTGTTAAATCATATCTACTGTCAGTAAGTTTGTTGAATCATATTTACTGTCAGTAAGTTTGTTAATTCATATTTACTGTCAGTAAGTTTGTTAATTCATATTTACTAAGTTTGTTAATTTATATTTACTGTCAGTAAGTTTGTTACTTCATATTTACTGTCAgtgaatttattaaaaatcacATTTACTGCCAGTAAGTTTGTTGAATCATATTTACTGTCAGTGAGTATGTAACtttatataattgtatatagaaacaattatttaaaaaagatcttGAAAAATAAGATTGGAAAGAAAACCAACATTTTAGATTACGACATTTACACAGCTTTCGAATTAATGTTGTCACCTATGTGTAATGCTAGATGCATGTGCCTCTAGTCTTAAATCAAGGCTGGTTGAAAGACCTGTTATACTGTGAAACAAAACATCACATAATTCTGTTTGAGATGTAATGATAAATGATTTACAGGACGAATATTCAGAACTTCCAGTTCACAGTTCCAGTTATGATCCAGCTGGCATCCCATTTCAACTACTAGTAACTGTATTAGGCGTACGTACTTTACAATGTCGTTTTTGTGTGTTTCATATATACATCTTATGTGTACACATATTATGTCCAAGTGACTGTATCTGTAGACTGGAGGCTTCCCTGATTACTCAGTGACTTACAACTTTGTGGACTACTTCTTTGATGACCAAGACATCAGTGTGTTCGATGTATCTTCTTGTTACTCGACGGCAGCAAATCTTCAATTTCAAGTCAGAATACCAGGTAAAAAACGAGATTCAAACGGTTCTCATATAAATGTTTCGTCATAATACGTGAAACTACAAAAACTCTTATGTTGTCCGTCAACAGGTGTCTTTTATAAGACAGACGAGAACCTGATGAAGATAACTGCACAAAGGACATTGGCAGAGAAACTGGGAGTTTCTTATATTCGCGTGCAAGATATTAGGATTGATTACGACAATTCTAATGTATACATATCTGCAACGGTGTTGGACAGGGCCCCCGCGGCAGGTAAACCTACAGAGTGTTCTTCCGAAAAATACGTTATatcaaatttaacatttttttttaaagaaatctatttttgtaatttaagcAGTGTAAACTGGTTCTATGGTTAGTTGAAAAACCATTCACTGAACACACGTGTTACATTCACAACCATTCACTGTACACACGTTACATTCACAACCGTTCACTGTACACACATGTTACATTCACAACCATTCACTGTACACACATGTTACATTCACAACCATTCACTGTACACACGTGTTACATTCACAACCGTTCACTGTACACACGTGTTACATTCACAACCATTCACTGTACACACGTGTTACATTCACAACCGTTCACTGTACACACGTGTTACATTCACAACCATTCACTGTACACACGTGTTACATTCACTGTACACACGTGTTACATTCACAACCATTCACTGTACACACGTGTTACATTCACAACCATTCACTGTGCACACGTGTTACATTCACTGTACACACGTGTTACATTCACAACCATTCACTGTACACACGTGTTACATTCACTACGTTGTGGTTTTTGGTGTATATTATTCTTTGTAGCCCAGTTTACATACATACCAGGAAAACAACAGAGTACTGCTGGAGACATTCTGTACGATAATGTTGCCAGTCCTCAGGACTGTGCAAAATACTGTGTAAACAATTACGGATTCACGTGCAACAGCTTTGATTTTTGTCCTGTCGGTAACAGAAATTGTCGACTTAACAGAAACCACAAGGACGACGGCGCAATACTGTCAACCAGCCCGTGTGATCATTTCTCAAGTATTTTAAATTCGCATAGCTATGTTTTCCATTTTAAAACGTTTTTGaaactgattttaaaaacaatgtatcAATTAGAGaataataatgaattatttaaCAATTCGTTTCGTTTGATTTGacaattgaaaatttattaaaaaggtaaaaacgaaaaaaaataatcatcaaaTCAGAGAGATAATACTTGATGTACAGAAGAGATTATGGCCTCTTGTAGAATAGCATCTTCTGAACATGTGTAAAAATCTCTCCATCTTCAAAATCTTTTGTTCAATCTCGAGCATTATTTCAGGAAATATCAATGGACCTCTTGTCCAAGAAATTCCTGTAGACGAGGCCTACGATAAACTGAAAACAGCTGTCTATCAGAAACAATTGAGGTTACAAATATTTGGGCAACAGGTTGGAATAAATTGTCATAGGAATCTTATCTTCATCATACAAATATaatcacattatatatatatatatatatatatatatatatatatatatatatatatattcttttatttagaattttgaCTCGTATGCTGTGGATGTTCGAATTTTGTTTGGTAAGTAATTTTTGTATTACATTGACTACTAAATATGTTTGCTTATTTGCATAATTGAATATCAGGTATGAATTTTAATTCGAAGGTTGGATGGAAAATGTGTCTTTACCTTCTATAACCGGACAATTTTCCTATGGACTGGAAATAGTTGACCCTGCATCACAAAGTGTTACATCTGCAAATGTAAGAACAAGACCGCTTTTATTAGATACTTTTTATGGTATCTCGAGCTTGTTATTTTTCCATGCTTGCAGTATTTCATTAGAATGTGCATTCAATATTTCTAGGTTTGGTACGATGCGACTTATGGGTTGGTCAGATTCGATATGACGAATACGATTTCTTCTCCACCATTTTACACCACAAATCCACTGACCACCATAGAAGATTTCAACACAGGTATCACCTAGTACGAGATGTATTACATGAAATACACAGTGTTAAGTTGTATTTCTATCTTAGTGGTTAGATGTATTTTCTCTATTgtatatgttttgtttatttttctctattgtattgtatattatgtatttCTTGAATATTCTGTATTTATCTGTGAATTTCTCctttgtattgtatatactaTTTCAATTTATCTATTGTGTTGTATATTATGTATTTCTTGAATATTCTGTATTTATCTGTGAATTTCTCctttgtattgtatatactaTTTCAATTTATCTATTGTGTTGTATATTATGTATTTCTTGAATATTCTGTATTTATCTGTGAATTTCTCctttgtattgtatatactaTTTCAATTTATCTATTGTGTATTTCTCAATGGTATATATCtgtcattgtgtatttctcAATTGTATTGTGCATTTTATCTTATCATGTATTGTATCTATTGTGTATTGTGCATTTTATCTTATCATGTATTGTATCTATTGTGTATTGTGCATTTTATCTTATCATGTATTGTATCTATTGTGTATTGTGCATTTTATCTTatcatgtattgtatatattgtgtattttatCTTATCGTGTATTGTATCTATTGTGTATTGTGCATTTTATCTTatcatgtattgtatatattgtgtattgtgCATTTCCCTATTGTTTTGTGTACGTAATATATTCTATACGGTTGTGTATTTTGTATTATAGGTATATCATACACCATAGATCGAACTCTCGGAAACTGCTCAGTGAATTCTATACAACTTGGAAGCTTCGGGACTACGCAAGACAAGGATGCGCTAATGAAAAATGGAGcttatgttttaaaattgaaGGGCCCGTTGGACATATTTTCCATGAACGAATCCTATCGCTGGGCTGGTCAGGTTCGTATATTTCATCTAATACTAAATATCAGCTTTTGCGTCAATGATTGACACAAATTTACAGAAAAACCAACAGCAACTACATAAATTTCATTAGCTTGTCCTTGTGGTTGGGGAACGTATTGGCCCTGGGACTATATTTTGGTCATTTTACAAGGTACATTAAATGACAATTGAACAACTTGGTCTTTGTAACCTATTTGTTTTCTGTTGTTTTACGTCGATTTGGcgacatttaaaacatatttcaatatttcattatccaTCCTTTGATATCGACGTATTTCAGCTTGTTCGTCGTTTTAGCCTTTATGATAGCAATATGTCATTATGTTCTAGTGGTTCCATTTGCGTTCTGAATGATGAATATCATTGTTAACATTAAACATTGCACGAAATCAACTGACTgacaacatttttgtttttacataaaaagattTAATGTTAAATTTCTTACTTCTATGGGggtcaaactttttttttgttAGAGAAAAATAAGTATGTGTTAGAAAATGGATTTTGCTCTTGAAGGGTTGTTATTCTATCTATGAAGTTAAACATATGGGTATGTTAAAACACCCTGAAATTTGAACTGTCGTAAAAATAAACGATTTTGTAgtgtataatttgtttttaacttACAAAACCTAGTTCTCCATCGACATAACTTCTGAGGAAATTGTTCTTGCTACCGTAAACTCCAAACTAAACACAAAAAGCTGAAAATCCTTGACTGTAACAAATATATTCTTAAAAAtctattataatttttaaaaaactatcGATAGCGTAATTAGTTGGGTaatgatttgatattttttagaacattaagaaaataagaaaataaaaaattctaatattttcgacattttgaacattttcaatttttatataaCAGTTATAAATCTGTCTGATTAAAAACCTAACATTTTCTTATAGAGAACAGTGCGTGGGATGCTTTGTGATGTCTTTGAAGCGAAAACAACAAGTTTTAAAATACCGTCCATTACTCAAACTTTTACAAGCATTCTTCAGTTCTTCTTCATGACAGTGAGTGATTTTATCGATCATTATTTGTTGTGACAGTATTCTCGGTAATATATGTACTAATAACAGTTTTGTTGACAACAGCCTTCGTatagcagtaaacaaaattgaTTTCTTACAAAGAAATTAAATTCACTTGACTAACCATATAACCAGCTTGGTAGAAACTGTGTTAAGTCGCTCAGATGTACAAGTCTTAATTTGTTTGTAGGACAGCTGGACAGAAGCATCCGATACAGACCCCGATTCTGTAAATTCACAACCGGTCAAACTGACCATTTCCTCTTCAGAGGTGTGTGTACGTTTATCTAGAGTAAAACATAGGACGCCATGAGCTTGATTTACTGCACCTTCTGAATTGTGTTGAAAAACAATGCTGAATTAGTGCCAGTACTGCATTTAACAAATATCATCATGATACATctatatttatcgataccacCAAGGTTTGATAATGGGATAAGCCACAATGAATGCTTATGCAATATTTCAGGTGGGACTGTTTTTGACGTACAACTTCTACAACTTTAATGAAGAAGACCCAGATTtgaaaaattttgatatcaCGTCATGTTTTACTGCAGACAAGCAAGAGAATTTTGCCGTAGTGTTCGATGGTGAGTATTCGTAAGaataagtaatacatgtatgcatgtatataaagcATTGAAATGATCAACACGATTAATGTATTTATCTATCTACCTAATCCTATCTCAACTAACAATTTTTTCTTTCCGTTTCTTCAATATAGGTAGTTATCATCCATATTTAGAGACCAATCTGAAATACTTTGAGAAAGCAGTCCGAATCATGATGGCGGAATCATCTAAAGCCTCACCCCTGCGATTCCAGAATCTAGAGGTTTCGTACGATAGCAAGTCGCCATACATATTCCTTATAGGGACAATGGTTGATCCAGCTCCAAGTCTTGGTAAGGAAACTGTTTTGAAGTGTTGTTTGTTTCTCTACATGTCAGTGTGACCTTTACTGAGGAAGCTATGtattaaaagtaaatattaCTCTGGTCACCTTAACGTTTCATTGTAAACAGTATTTGCTGTTAGTTTGATTTTCGCTATTTCAACAGTAGGCTGCAAACATGAAATTAAATCTATCGCGAATTTAACCCAGccataacatttatataatagtGATAGATTTTTCATATACTATGCTGAAATAGTCGTCAGAGCTTTGACAAATAGTGCATGAAGCATAGGCACACAAATTTGGACATCTTTATCTTGCCTATACCTTCGTGACCCGTACGCAACCTCAGAAACCCGTATACTAtccgtttggcgaaggaacaggCACTACATTGCACGATTAACAAATCATCTTAGATTTGACGCGGCGCCGGGATCGAGATTCGAATCCGTACAACCCGGTTACGAAGCGGACACACTAAACATTAGACTACCGTGACCGCTGTGGATGTTGTAAATGATGATTGATGAAGCTGAACTTTAATCTTATGGACGACTTTCGTTCTTACGATTTCGTTTTTCTATGTGTACTGCGTACCTTTCACACGACACAATTTCCTAGGTACAACCACAGTAATGTAAACCTGCATTTCAGATGATTTCACACTAACAAACAAAGGCATGAATCCCCCGAACAGCACCCCTTCATTTTCAAAGATTACGTCAGCATCAGACTGCGCCAGCATATGTCGTCAATATAAGAAATTCGACTGCGAAGGATTGTATTACTGCGCATCCGGCTCGGTCTGTGTTCTGAGTCAGTCCCATGCCGATTCTGGATCGTCATTCAACTCGACTTTGTCCTGCGACCATTATTCAAGTATGATTTTTACAAGACTTCATATCTTTagaattgggaaaaatatttataaaagaattatttAAACCACTTTATTGACAGAGGGAATTACATTATCaaaggaatgaaacaaaattgttttCACTGAAAATGTAAAACCAACTTATTCAAAGGGACACAGCCACGATTTGATCCGAAATTTTAatcagtttgttttttttgcatGTGTTACAGAGATTATAATTTTCTGTTATATAAACGAGACTCgtgttttgttattgtttacataaGGTATACGACCTCAAGTCTTTGGTAAAATCTCTTTTCACTcataaatatatgaattttagTGGAGATGGCTAAGTAataataggtttttttttacatgacaTTATTGCAAATGCATTTGATGGGCTTCAAGGGGACAGATATCAGAATTCTTTGTAAACAATGGCTAGTGTCTGTATTAATTTGCAAATAAATGgttgtaaaaaaaatcatactgTCAACAAAGTGACCAGAAacaaacataaataatatattaaatGTGGTAATAACAAACgtatacataatatattatttatgttatCTGTCCCTTTGAAGCCCATCAAATGCATTTGCAATAATGTCATGTAAAAAAAACTATTATTACTTAGCCATCTCCACTATCGTTGAAATGCCTGTCTTTTTTTGAAAAGCTCGCGATATATGCCCATATGCATCTGTTCAATATATTTTTACTTACAGGAACCGTGAATTCAAGTATCGCAGTACAACCTACCATCGACGTCGCGTTGtcgaaaatttcaaattcaatatacGAGGGAATATACCAAATACCTGTAAATTATGGATCATCCGTATATGTAAGTTAATggtgatataatatatatatataaccaaaGATTTTTCTGAAGTATAATCTCATATTAATGTAGACATTTTACGTCATATTGcatgaatagtgatcaatctcataattcctacaaaaatactaaattaagagttgggcaaacacggacctctacATATACCAGGGATGGGATccggtgcataggaggagtaagtatcccctgtcgacaggtcacacacgccgtgagccctatttcttGATCAGATAAGAGGAGTAATCCGTCGTCCAAATCGGTGTGTAAAAATcgattcaagaacagaaatggTCGGGTTGctttaaaatgtcatttatcatgGAGACAGCAGTACAAAAGACACTGGAAAATGACATATcaaatgtagaattaaaaaaacccacccagaagcacttttaaaatgtcacatgtatatcttcaatgtatttataacatttataatgtacaaggtctgaaaaatGTCAAGTAAAGCTGTGAAAGGAGttggttacacaaagtaggtaccatgctttaaaaatgacaaagttcaactacattaTGTACAGgttaatttttcaaagaatgtccGCTCACttccaaaaagacacatgcacatcttcaatgcttccataacagccGTATAAGGTCTAAAGGGTGTCatataaatgctgtaagaggagttaATTACAAAATTAGGTACCGTCTATTAAAAGTTGAACTACAcatatttgtttgaaaaatgtctaatcacctaaaaaaaaaaaagacacatgcacatcttcaatgtgtccataataAATGAACAAAGTTTGAGGACTGTCAAGTTAAAGGTGTGAAAGgggttgattacacaaaataggtaaAATGTCACAATTTTGACTTGTGATAGGAAAAACTCCTCGTTTTCAAAATGAACATTGACAtgtgaaaaagaaacaaaaacgaAGAAAAACTTTATTCTCAAAGAAAGGACACAAACAAAACCAAGACATGcttaaaaaaatgacaaagttcaactacatgtaaatttttcgaaaaatgtctgatcacttttaAAAAGTCACGTGCACATCCTCAAGTTATTCATAACAATTGTAGTAAGTTTGAGAAACGTCAGGTTAGAGGTTTGAGAGGAGttggttacacaaagtaggtaccctaTTACAGGGACGCCCGCCGTCATTCACCATTCTATAAGCCGTTTGCACGTTGTGCAACCCGACCAAAAACGACTTCACAAATGATACATTTTGTATGaaccacgtcagacagcatttgacccaatgacagctAGATGTTAtcacgatcatagaatttgcgatgtgctgactttaaacgaaaatattgaaatttctgtaacatcaacttgtttgtcagtagcctgccttgatttaaaaactgatcataagcagaacaagctcttccgcatcgaatcagttgagagacataaacacaatatgcaggtgataatggaatattacgacataaatatgggaagttgacgatagagaag
This genomic window from Ostrea edulis chromosome 4, xbOstEdul1.1, whole genome shotgun sequence contains:
- the LOC125670858 gene encoding uncharacterized protein LOC125670858, which produces MEGKQSLSVLILLSIANTLYALPYCIPNHGSPAPNAPPFPVLPDTFQSRVEANIIDKKMTVSAQEYFDNRNDRATLITVSEGSTPDTFIYDYSHDQLFYVYEGQCQTNNLLNDPNNYLFGNKMKNGIAHTFSTNGALHFLKDNQTYMGKTIVRGINADHWRACLVWSKPNATFTLDYYFTALDWINPVGFQQLPLKAEAIGIKIFNETSQVLFHHIYNYYEFRVDLTVDDTIFQTPPGVYCANRKKTRNMTRILDSQVYQYRLEIVSDDEATVRTSIVYYNGVLKLVRYDYKNMANTPPTYTQNPLSEVHDYSAGVRYIKDLVVGNCSIFPLSNGSMDSLEAHETYYGNGTEKSGYSLHMKNPLQFLKLDSNYDYVGQRRCRGDAMCDVFSGIRSDYKDSNGFIRNATFDYYFLSDEYSELPVHSSSYDPAGIPFQLLVTVLGTGGFPDYSVTYNFVDYFFDDQDISVFDVSSCYSTAANLQFQVRIPGVFYKTDENLMKITAQRTLAEKLGVSYIRVQDIRIDYDNSNVYISATVLDRAPAAAQFTYIPGKQQSTAGDILYDNVASPQDCAKYCVNNYGFTCNSFDFCPVGNRNCRLNRNHKDDGAILSTSPCDHFSRNINGPLVQEIPVDEAYDKLKTAVYQKQLRLQIFGQQNFDSYAVDVRILFGWMENVSLPSITGQFSYGLEIVDPASQSVTSANVWYDATYGLVRFDMTNTISSPPFYTTNPLTTIEDFNTGISYTIDRTLGNCSVNSIQLGSFGTTQDKDALMKNGAYVLKLKGPLDIFSMNESYRWAGQRTVRGMLCDVFEAKTTSFKIPSITQTFTSILQFFFMTDSWTEASDTDPDSVNSQPVKLTISSSEVGLFLTYNFYNFNEEDPDLKNFDITSCFTADKQENFAVVFDGSYHPYLETNLKYFEKAVRIMMAESSKASPLRFQNLEVSYDSKSPYIFLIGTMVDPAPSLDDFTLTNKGMNPPNSTPSFSKITSASDCASICRQYKKFDCEGLYYCASGSVCVLSQSHADSGSSFNSTLSCDHYSRTVNSSIAVQPTIDVALSKISNSIYEGIYQIPVNYGSSVYTFNATTIRTSILRNGRPDESNLLLRHFNIYRKYFIFTKMDNAIGGLSVEDCARRCVSNMEYECLSFSYCFDLGDCFLSHVHADNSSGIVQRQEYCDLYSRYFLDQYTVSSGVTYSVAADATIHNVPSANLCAKQCSQYTKFSCKSFEYCSSTKNCLLLKVHELDIAASSASPSLTCSFYSRNYIHDFKLLQRKTMTFSDILEFSNVSSSQCAKLCIEQEGATCKSFAFCNTTSLCRLTSSHPRQAGNVVSQSDTCDLYSRRFYRPSSASGINKAQTSSGGQSNGYSPGSMAAVGICLFIVGLAMGAAGIYVYINKKLTYNPGDRIDLVEQYGENPNYSDVSETTNENIPDSESSGQP